The Falco cherrug isolate bFalChe1 unplaced genomic scaffold, bFalChe1.pri U_21a, whole genome shotgun sequence genome window below encodes:
- the LOC129734965 gene encoding basic salivary proline-rich protein 2-like, with protein sequence MSHSQFHCTGRVYLDMHGLSFETSICYWQDQPGSRHPRRARARLRGRPRPAGHAPPSLEGGDCRRAGSDPRRSGFTDATAACRRRPGPRETRLRAPRGGGRRRRSRTLPPHAARAAHRPAPGGRPFPRPPRARSRDRCAAFFFFFFSHGRLSRARTEPHLSPSRRREGRKRAWRAPAPRGIIGPTPTGADPPPEAGPSPPTHAPPPPATKNGCRRTRREGGRAGGGGRVGHSAPPPPSAAGAADVLEETATRGGGRDLATEAPSPGGAARSAAGRGGNAEAKAAAQKETPASWPAERGHDPTKKIRLSPFFLPSARPVSSLVARPPHRPCAARGRHTRGGVRPGPRPAPTPRRGVGPPENSQGHAAVTQPGFGTRKPREPDMSRARWGGGGGRTGRARNPRPPHHRAVAPSSSSPFFFAHGDTEGKRTPHTRDGRRIGKETTLARTPDATAATPGMGSTQQSRPAGGPLRRDPNGLIDQERERSEKRQPPPHPRTRLPGTALTVSRRPPRACG encoded by the coding sequence ATGAGCCATTCGCAGTTTCACTGTACCGGCCGTGTGTACTTAGACATGCATGGCTTAAGCTTTGAGACAAGCATATGCTACTGGCAGGATCAACCAGGTAGCCGCCACCCGCGGCGCGCGCGCGCGCGGCTTCGCGgacggccccggcccgccggaCACGCGCCCCCTTCCTTGGAGGGGGGGGACTGCCGCCGCGCCGGCTCCGACCCGCGCCGGAGCGGCTTCACGGACGCGACGGCGGCGTGTCGGCGGCGGCCGGGACCGCGAGAAACCAGGCTGCGCGCGCCTAGGggggggggccggcggcgccgTTCCCGAACCCTGCCGCCGCACGCGGCGAGGGCAGCGCACCGACCGGCCCCCGGCGGCCGGCCCTTCCCGCGCCCGCCGCGGGCAAGGAGCCGAGACCGCTGcgcagcttttttttttttttttttctcccacgGGCGGCTTTCTCGCGCACGCACGGAACCCCACCTCTCCCCGTCGAGGCGGCGGGAGGGGAGGAAGCGCGCGTGGCGGGCGCCCGCTCCGCGCGGCATCATCGGACCCACCCCGACCGGGGCTGACCCGCCCCCCGAAGCCGGACCCTCGCCTCCAACACACGCACCCCCCCCACCGGCCACAAAAAACGGCTGCCGGAGGacgaggagggagggagggcgggcgggcgggggaggTCGAGTAGGACACTCGGCTCCCCCCCCACCTTCTGCCGCGGGAGCAGCGGACGTGCTAGAGGAGACAGCGACCCGCGGAGGCGGGCGCGACCTGGCGACCGAGGCCCCTTCGCCGGGGGGCGCGGCTCGCTCcgcagcaggcaggggtggcAACGCAGAAGCCAAAGCAGCGGCACAGAAGGAGACGCCCGCTTCTTGGCCCGCCGAACGCGGGCACgaccccacaaaaaaaattcggctctcccccttctttctgccttctgcgCGCCCCGTTTCGTCTCTCGTGGCTCGGCCACCACACCGCCCATGCGCTGCTCGCGGCCGGCACACCCGCGGGGGTGTACGCCCCGGACCGAGGCCGGCACCGACACCTCGGCGTGGTGTAGGACCGCCTGAAAACTCGCAGGGCCACGCGGCCGTCACACAGCCCGGTTTCGGTACGAGAAAGCCCCGGGAACCCGACATGAGCAGAgcaaggtgggggggggggggcggacgGACAGGCAGGGCACGCAACCCACGGCCGCCACACCACCGCGCCGTcgcaccctcctcctcctccccctttttctttgctcacGGGGACACCGAGGGCAAGCGCACACCTCACACGCGCGACGGGAGGCGAATTGGAAAGGAAACCACCCTGGCCCGAACACCGGACGCCACCGCGGCCACCCCTGGCATGGGGAGCACACAGCAGAGCCGGCCCGCCGGGGGCCCTCTCCGACGCGACCCGAATGGCCTCATCGATCAGGAACGGGAAAGGAGCGAGAAgcggcagccccccccccacccacgGACACGATTACCTGGGACGGCATTGACAGTCAGTCGGCGGCCGCCACGAGCCTGCGGGTAA